The following are from one region of the Paracoccus sp. S3-43 genome:
- a CDS encoding flagellar hook-basal body complex protein yields MSMSSAMSAGVSGLAANSTRLATISDNIANSGTYGYKRMETDFNSFVLNQHRIAGLYSAGGVTATTQRLIEDDGALSTTSHPLDIAVSGRGMLPVTSAVDLDNGFTDLPFMMTRTGSFRTDAEGILRTESGLVLMGWPAQADGSIPVMSRDTMTGLVPVQISANQTAGDPTTQISLGVNLPATETLPTASGASIPFRVEYFGNLGTSEALNITFAPDASDATGMSSTWVMEVRDSASNPATNLVGSYRIVFDESQANGGSIASVTTLSGGAYDPVTGAIGLAVAGGSMDLVIGTPGGTTGMRQLSANFSPTNVTKNGSPVGNLTTVEVDADGFLKASYDTGFVKTLYQIPLVDVPNPNGLISVDSQAFKISPTSGSFFLWDAGDGPTGSVQGYALEESTTDVAEELTHLIMTQRAYSSNAKIIQTVDEMLQETTNIKR; encoded by the coding sequence ATGTCAATGTCTTCCGCGATGAGTGCCGGTGTTTCCGGGCTGGCGGCAAACTCCACCCGTCTTGCCACGATTTCCGACAATATCGCGAACTCGGGCACCTACGGCTACAAACGGATGGAAACGGACTTCAATTCCTTCGTGCTGAACCAGCATCGCATCGCCGGGCTGTATTCGGCGGGGGGCGTCACGGCCACGACGCAACGCCTGATCGAGGATGACGGGGCGCTGTCGACGACCTCTCACCCGCTGGATATCGCGGTGTCCGGGCGCGGAATGCTGCCGGTGACATCGGCGGTGGATCTGGACAACGGCTTTACCGACCTGCCCTTCATGATGACCCGGACCGGCTCGTTCCGCACCGATGCCGAGGGTATCCTGCGCACGGAATCGGGCCTGGTCCTGATGGGCTGGCCCGCCCAGGCGGATGGCAGCATCCCGGTGATGTCGCGCGATACCATGACCGGGCTGGTGCCCGTCCAGATCAGCGCCAACCAGACCGCCGGCGATCCGACGACCCAGATATCCCTTGGCGTCAACCTGCCCGCGACGGAAACGTTGCCCACGGCGTCAGGCGCGTCGATCCCTTTCAGGGTGGAATATTTCGGCAACCTGGGCACGTCCGAGGCCTTGAACATCACCTTCGCTCCCGACGCCTCGGACGCGACAGGCATGTCAAGCACCTGGGTGATGGAGGTGCGCGATTCGGCGTCGAATCCGGCGACCAACCTGGTCGGGTCGTATCGGATCGTCTTCGATGAAAGCCAGGCGAATGGCGGCAGCATCGCCAGTGTGACCACGCTCAGCGGCGGGGCCTATGACCCGGTAACGGGGGCGATCGGTCTGGCCGTGGCGGGCGGGTCCATGGATCTGGTCATCGGCACGCCGGGCGGGACGACGGGAATGCGCCAGCTTTCGGCCAATTTCTCGCCCACCAACGTCACCAAGAACGGCTCTCCGGTCGGCAACCTGACCACGGTCGAGGTGGATGCGGACGGGTTCCTGAAGGCCAGCTATGACACCGGCTTCGTCAAGACGCTGTATCAGATTCCGCTGGTGGACGTGCCCAATCCGAACGGTCTGATCTCGGTCGATTCGCAGGCTTTCAAGATCTCGCCAACCTCGGGCAGCTTCTTCCTGTGGGACGCGGGCGACGGTCCGACGGGTTCCGTTCAGGGCTATGCCCTGGAGGAATCGACCACCGACGTGGCCGAGGAACTGACCCATCTGATCATGACGCAGCGCGCCTATTCGTCGAACGCCAAGATCATCCAGACCGTCGACGAGATGCTGCAAGAAACCACCAACATCAAACGCTGA
- a CDS encoding flagellar motor protein MotB, protein MARQKGAAGPTIMIKRVTASDEGGHHGGAWKVAYADFVTAMMAFFLLMWLLNATTEQQRVGLAEYFNPTIVRTPGASGEGVEQLGKDASDATLDQVAEEIGRQLRATGGESQQLTNLLRHVVTRMTDEGLVIELGDLTDQALFVEDSAQPQPVLSELTRIIARVIAKTRNQIAVSGHVRAYPEMLVNSPVWSLSDARAHAVRNLLEGSSLDAKRIQRVTGYADRKSKTGNPMDPANNRIEVILLR, encoded by the coding sequence ATGGCACGGCAGAAGGGGGCGGCGGGCCCCACGATCATGATCAAGCGGGTGACCGCTTCGGACGAAGGCGGCCACCATGGCGGCGCCTGGAAGGTCGCCTATGCGGATTTCGTGACCGCCATGATGGCGTTCTTTCTGCTGATGTGGCTTCTGAACGCCACCACGGAACAGCAGCGCGTGGGCCTGGCCGAGTATTTCAACCCCACCATCGTGCGGACGCCCGGCGCCTCGGGCGAGGGGGTGGAACAGCTGGGCAAGGATGCCTCGGACGCGACCCTGGATCAGGTGGCCGAGGAGATCGGCCGCCAGCTTCGCGCCACCGGCGGCGAATCGCAGCAACTGACCAATCTCTTGCGCCACGTCGTCACCCGCATGACCGATGAGGGGCTGGTCATCGAACTGGGCGATCTGACCGACCAGGCGCTGTTCGTGGAAGACAGCGCCCAGCCGCAGCCGGTCCTGTCCGAACTGACGCGAATCATCGCCCGCGTCATTGCCAAGACCCGCAACCAGATCGCCGTTTCCGGCCATGTCCGGGCCTATCCCGAAATGTTGGTGAACTCTCCGGTCTGGTCGCTGTCGGATGCCCGCGCCCATGCGGTCCGCAACCTGCTGGAGGGATCCAGCCTGGACGCCAAGCGAATCCAGCGGGTTACGGGATATGCCGACCGCAAGAGCAAGACCGGAAACCCGATGGATCCGGCCAACAACCGGATCGAAGTGATTTTACTGAGATAG
- a CDS encoding aldehyde dehydrogenase family protein, translating into MTGLLDKRKFYIDGAWVDPARASDLDVIDPSTEEAVVVISLGDQADTDRAVAAAKAAFADWSRTDPAERLRHVERILEIYNRRAPDMAWAISHEMGAPQDMALGDQTAAGTWHIQNFISAFKEFDFIRPLGDHAPTSMVAWEPVGVVGLITPWNWPMNQVTLKVIPAILAGDTCVLKPSEIAPLSSLLFAEIVDEAGLPKGVFNLVNGDGPGVGTQLSTHKDVDMISFTGSTRAGIAITKAAADTLKKVVLELGGKGANIVFADADDKAVVRGARHCFYNSGQSCNAPTRMLVERSIYDQAVETAARVAQETQVASAHQPGKHIGPVVSKPQWDRIQDLIQKGIDEGARLVAGGTGLPDGVNRGYFVRPTVFADVGNDMTIAQQEIFGPVLSIIPFDSEEQAIEIANDTPYGLTNYVQSQDGARRNRVARRLQSGMVEMNGQSRGAGSPFGGVKMSGRAREGGVMGLEEFMDSKAISGWHTD; encoded by the coding sequence TGACGTGATCGACCCTTCGACTGAAGAGGCGGTGGTGGTCATCAGCCTGGGCGACCAGGCCGATACCGACCGCGCGGTCGCCGCCGCCAAGGCGGCCTTCGCCGACTGGTCGCGCACGGATCCCGCCGAACGGCTGCGCCATGTCGAACGGATCCTGGAGATCTACAACCGCCGGGCGCCGGACATGGCCTGGGCGATCAGTCACGAAATGGGCGCGCCGCAGGACATGGCGCTGGGCGACCAGACCGCCGCGGGCACCTGGCATATCCAGAATTTCATCAGTGCCTTCAAGGAATTCGACTTCATCCGTCCGCTGGGGGATCATGCCCCGACCTCGATGGTCGCATGGGAGCCTGTGGGCGTCGTGGGCCTGATCACGCCCTGGAACTGGCCCATGAACCAGGTCACGCTGAAGGTCATCCCGGCGATCCTGGCGGGCGATACCTGCGTGCTGAAACCGTCCGAGATCGCGCCCCTGTCGTCGCTGCTCTTTGCCGAGATCGTGGACGAGGCGGGCCTGCCCAAGGGCGTCTTCAACCTGGTGAACGGCGACGGGCCGGGGGTCGGCACGCAGCTTTCGACCCACAAGGATGTGGACATGATCAGCTTCACCGGCTCGACCCGCGCCGGGATCGCGATCACCAAGGCGGCGGCGGATACGCTGAAGAAGGTCGTGCTGGAACTGGGCGGCAAGGGGGCCAACATCGTCTTCGCGGATGCCGACGACAAGGCCGTGGTGCGCGGCGCGCGGCATTGCTTCTATAACAGCGGCCAGTCCTGCAACGCGCCGACCCGGATGCTGGTCGAACGCTCGATCTATGACCAGGCGGTCGAGACGGCGGCCAGGGTTGCCCAGGAAACCCAGGTGGCCAGCGCGCACCAGCCGGGCAAGCATATCGGCCCCGTGGTCAGCAAGCCGCAATGGGACCGGATCCAGGATCTGATCCAGAAGGGCATCGACGAGGGCGCGCGCCTTGTCGCCGGCGGCACCGGCCTGCCCGACGGCGTGAACCGCGGCTATTTCGTCCGCCCGACCGTCTTTGCCGATGTCGGCAACGACATGACCATCGCCCAGCAGGAAATCTTCGGCCCGGTCCTGTCGATCATCCCCTTCGACAGCGAGGAACAGGCCATCGAGATCGCCAACGACACGCCCTATGGGCTGACCAACTATGTCCAGTCCCAGGACGGCGCGCGCCGCAACCGCGTGGCGCGCCGCCTGCAGTCGGGGATGGTCGAGATGAACGGCCAGTCGCGCGGCGCGGGATCGCCCTTCGGCGGCGTCAAGATGTCGGGCCGCGCCCGCGAAGGCGGCGTCATGGGGCTGGAGGAATTCATGGATTCCAAGGCCATCAGCGGCTGGCACACCGACTGA